DNA sequence from the Thiobacillus sp. SCUT-2 genome:
CGGCAAGCAGGATGATGGCGAGCGCCACGCTGCCGACGGTGTAGGCGATGCCGCTGTCGTCGAAGTGGATGCCCCCTGGACCGTCCTCGCCGGCCAGCATGCCGACCGCAAGGAAGACCAGCAGCAGGGGCATGCCGATGCGGTAGGACAACGCGCTGGCGAGGATGGCCAGCAGCAGCAGCACGGCACCCGCGAGCACAAATTGGTTGATGGCATCCATGGGGCGGCACGGTATCGCACGACGATAGTCTGCCCTCATGATACGCTGTGCTTGCGACCGCCTCGCCATGCTGCGCCGTCAACGGACCGTCGCGGGAGGCTCGGCACAGCCGGTACCGGACGTCATGGCGTGCACAGGATTCGTGGCGAGGTGCCGCCGGAATCGAGGCTGCAGAAAACGCGCTATGCAGAACATCGCACTCATCTGGATCTCGTTGCTCGTCTGCCTCGCCGTGATCGGCGTCGCGGGCGTGCAGCTCTCGCGCTATGGCGACATCATCGCCGAGAAAAGCGGCATGAGCCGCGGCTGGGTCGGGCTGGTCCTGCTCGCCACGGTCACGTCGCTGCCGGAACTGGTCACCGGCCTGTCGTCGGTGACGATTGCCGGCGTTCCCGACATCGCGGTGGGCGATGTCATGGGCAGTTGCGTGTTCAACCTGCTCATCATCGTGGTCCTCGACGTCCTGTACCGCAAGGAGTCCGTCTACACGCGCGCCCGGCAGGGCAACGTGCTGTCGGCCGGCTACGGCATCGCACTGATCGGCTTCGCCGGCTTCAACCTGCTGCTGTATCGCGCCGGAACGGTCCCGTCCTTCGGCCACGTGGGCCTCTACACGCCGGTCATCCTGCTTCTGTACGTGCTGGCCATGCGTTCGCTGTATCGCTACGAGCAGGCGCAGATCAGCGAATACGTCGAAGACCGCGTCGAGCGTCATCCGGACGTCTCGCTGCAGCAGGCCGTGCAGGGCTATGCGCTGGCCTCCGTCGTGGTGGTGGGGGCCGGCGTATGGTTGCCTTTCATCGCACGGGATCTGGCAGAGGCCATGGCCTGGGGGCAGAGCTTCGTCGGCACCCTGTTCGT
Encoded proteins:
- a CDS encoding sodium:calcium antiporter, encoding MQNIALIWISLLVCLAVIGVAGVQLSRYGDIIAEKSGMSRGWVGLVLLATVTSLPELVTGLSSVTIAGVPDIAVGDVMGSCVFNLLIIVVLDVLYRKESVYTRARQGNVLSAGYGIALIGFAGFNLLLYRAGTVPSFGHVGLYTPVILLLYVLAMRSLYRYEQAQISEYVEDRVERHPDVSLQQAVQGYALASVVVVGAGVWLPFIARDLAEAMAWGQSFVGTLFVAAVTSAPEVVVTVAALRMGAVDLAIGNLFGSNLFNIVILALDDLAYLPGPLFAHVSITHATSAFSAMMMSGLAVVGLVLRPQSRVFRTVSWISLLLLVVYLLNALFLYLHGH